From the Winogradskyella forsetii genome, the window CTAATCCCGAAATGCAAAAACGTGCAGCCAATGCTGTTCGTGGCATGGTGGAAAGTGATGAAAATTTTATCGTTTCCATTCACGATCATGGTGCAGGTGGACATCTGAATTGTTTATCGGAATTGGTTGAAGATACTGGTGGAAAAATAGACTTAGACAAACTTCCTGTTGGAGACCCTACATTGTCTGCAAAAGAGATTATAGGTAACGAATCCCAAGAACGAATGGGATTGGTAATTGCTGATAAACACTTAGAAACATTACATAACATTGCGGATAGAGAACGCTCACCAATTTATGATGTTGGCGAAGTGACGGGTAAACATCGATTTACTTTTGAATCTAAAACATCTGGTGAAAAACCGATGGATTTAGCCTTAGAAGATATGTTTGGAAGTTCTCCTAAAACCGTGATGAGTGATATTACAGTTGAAAAACAGTATAGTGGCATTTCTTATGATACCAATAAATTCTACGATTATTTAGACCAAGTTCTACAACTTGAAGCTGTGGCTTGCAAAGATTGGTTAACTAATAAAGTTGACCGTTGCGTTGGTGGAAAGGTAGCGAAACAACAATGTGTTGGGCCTTTACAATTGCCATTAAATAATGTTGGCGTCATGGCGCTCGATTTTAAAGGTAAAGAAGGCATAGCAACATCGATTGGCCACGCTCCTATTTCGGGATTAATCAATCCTGTGGCAGGAAGCAGAAATTCAATTACTGAAGCATTGACCAATATGATTTGGGCACCGCTCAAAGACGGATTAAAAAGTGTGTCATTATCAGCAAACTGGATGTGGCCATGTAAAAATGAAGGCGAAGATGCACGTTTGTATGAAGCTGTAAAAGCGATTTCAGAATTTTCAATTGATTTAGGCATCAACGTACCGACAGGAAAGGATTCGCTTTCCATGAAACAAAAATATCCTGATGGCGATGTTATTTCTCCTGGAACCGTTATTATTTCTGCAGCAGCCAATTGTAATGATATTACTAAAGTGGTTGAACCTGTTTTTCAAAAAGGAAAAGGATCAATTTATTATATTAATATCTCTCAGGACTCTTATGAATTGGGTGGAAGTTCATTCGCTCAAATTAATAATAAAATTGGAAATACCACGCCAACTATTAAAAGTGCTAACTACGTTAAGACCGTCTTCAATACGATCCAAGATTTAATAAAAGACAATCAAATTGTTGCAGGACATGATGTAGCTTCTGGAGGCTTAATTACGACTTTATTGGAAATGTGTTTTGCTGATACTAATTTAGGAGCAGAATTAAATATTACAGAAATCAACGAAAAAGATGCGTTCAAAGTGTTATTTGCCGAAAATGCAGGAATCGTTTTTCAGTCTGCCGATGATACGATTGAAACGGTTTTAGCAAATGCAAATATTGAATTTCACAAATTAGGACGTGTTATGGAAAGTGATGTCTTGGGCATCACCAACGGCGACCAAGTATTTAGCATGACGATTTCAAGATTACGGGATATGTGGTTTAAAACCTCTTATCTTCTAGATCAGAAGCAAACCGCAAACGGGTTGGCAAAGGAAAGATTTAATAATTATAAAAATCAGCCCTTAAATTATTCATTCCCGAATCATTTTACAGGACAGCTTCCTCAAATTAATTCGAATCAATCCCGACCAAAAGCTGCAATTTTAAGAGAAAAAGGAAGTAATTCTGAACGTGAAATGGCCAATGCCATGTATTTAGCTGGATTCGATGTAAAAGATGTGCACATGACCGATTTAATTTCTGGTCGTGAAAACTTAGAAGATATTCAGTTTTTAGGTGCTGTTGGTGGTTTTAGTAATTCTGATGTTTTAGGTTCTGCCAAAGGTTGGGCAGGCGCCATAAAATACAATGAGAAAGCGAACAAAGTGATTAAAAACTTCTTCAAACGAGAAGATACGCTTACTATTGGCATCTGTAATGGTTGCCAATTATGGATGGAATTAGATTTAGTAAATCCTGAGCATGAGGATCACGGAAAAATGACTTATAACGATTCCAAAAAGCACGAAAGCGGCTTTACGTCTGTGAAAATTCATGAGAATAACTCGGTTATGCTTTCAAGTTTAGCTGGAAGTACTTTAGGGGTTTGGATTTCTCATGGCGAAGGAAAATTTAATTTACCTTATTCAGAAGATAAATACCATATTGTCGCCAAATATGGTTATGCTGACTATCCTGCCAATCCAAATGGTTCAGATTTTAATACGGCCATGCTTTGCGATAAAACAGGACGGCATTTAGTAACTATGCCGCATATTGAGCGTTCTACATTCCAATGGAATTGGGCAAATTATCCAGAAGGAAGAAAAGATGAAGTTTCACCGTGGTTAGAGGCTTTTGTGAATGCGAGATTATGGATTGAAGATAATAACAATAGTTAAAAGTTATGTAGTCGAAAATCAAAATAGAGAAACTTTTTTCAGCTCGTATTTAATTTTTCATCCTGAATATAAACGACCTACTTGTTGCCGTTATATTTATCTTTTTGAAAAAGACGGTTTTATTATTAATTCTAAAAAAGTGAAACCAACTAATCTCTGAACTAAAAAAATATAATTTTTTAAGGTTATGTCATCAGATAAACCTTACTATTTCATAAGGTTATAGGTACTTTACATGACCTCTCGAATTTTATTGTAAATTTTTTTTATTCTTCATCATTTTCATAATATTTAATTTTATAACTTTAAAATCGATATTTTCGCAATATCCCTTACTAATTTTTGCTAAAAATGAACATGACAGAAGTAACACGCCTTTTCGATTTTCCATATTACCAATTAAAACACAAACCAAACGATAGCGCCTTGGTTACCAAATATAACGGTAAATGGGAAGCTATATCGACGCAAGAATATATAGATAAATCAAATGCCATGAGCAGGGCATTATTGCGTTTGGGCATTCAAAAAAACGATAAAATAGCGGTTATTTCCACTACCAATAGAACGGAATGGAACATCATGGATATTGGTGTTCTTCAACTAGGTGCGCAAAATATTCCGATATACCCTACCATTAGTGCTGAGGATTACGAGTATGTTCTCAACCATAGCGAATCTATTTATTGCTTCGTTTCAGATAAAGAGGTGTTAGAAAAAGTTAGAAAAATTCAAGATAAAACCAAAATAAAAGAGGTGTATTCCTTTGATCATATTGAAGGTTGTAAGCACTATTCTGAATTATTCGAATTAGGTAAAGATGACAGTAACCAACCCGAAGTTGAAGCACGAAAAGATGCTGTAAAACCTGAAGATTTAGCTACCATAATTTATACATCAGGCACCACAGGACGACCAAAAGGCGTCATGCTTTCGCATTGGAATATTACCAGTAATGCCTTGGACAGTTCGCCAAGGGTTCCTTTAAAGGAAGGAGAAAATCGCATCTTAAGTTTCTTACCTATTTGCCATATTTTTGAACGCCTTTTAATTTATGTGTACCAATATGCTGGGACTTCGATTTATTTTGCTGAAGCCATTGATAAAATTGGAGACAATGCTAAAGAAATAAAGCCTAATTTAATGAGCGTGGTTCCTCGACTTCTTGAAAAAGTCTTTGATAAAATTATGCTTAAAGGCGAAGAATTAACAGGCATAAAAAAAGGATTGTTCTTTTGGGCCGTAAGATTAGGAGAACGTTGGGAACCTTATGGTGCCAATGGTGCTTGGTACGAGTTTCAACTAAAAATAGCCAATAAACTTATATTCAGCAAATGGCGTGAAGCCCTTGGTGGCGAATTAGGCACTATGGTTTCTGGTAGTGCAGCCTTGCAACCTAGGTTGGCAAGAATGTTTGGAGCGGCCAATATGCGTGTTATGGAAGGCTATGGTTTAACCGAAACCTCTCCCGTTGTAGCCGTTGGTTTATATAAAGACAAAAATTATAGAGTGGGAACGGTTGGAAAACCAATTGATAATGTAGAGGTTAAAATTGCAGAAGATGGTGAACTTCTAATTAAAGGCCCTAATGTTATGTTAGGGTATTATAAAGACCCTGAAAAAACAGCTAGTGTTATGACAGGCGATTATTTCCATACTGGAGATAAAGGAGAAATTGATGCCGATGGTTTCTTAAAAATTA encodes:
- a CDS encoding AMP-dependent synthetase/ligase, coding for MTEVTRLFDFPYYQLKHKPNDSALVTKYNGKWEAISTQEYIDKSNAMSRALLRLGIQKNDKIAVISTTNRTEWNIMDIGVLQLGAQNIPIYPTISAEDYEYVLNHSESIYCFVSDKEVLEKVRKIQDKTKIKEVYSFDHIEGCKHYSELFELGKDDSNQPEVEARKDAVKPEDLATIIYTSGTTGRPKGVMLSHWNITSNALDSSPRVPLKEGENRILSFLPICHIFERLLIYVYQYAGTSIYFAEAIDKIGDNAKEIKPNLMSVVPRLLEKVFDKIMLKGEELTGIKKGLFFWAVRLGERWEPYGANGAWYEFQLKIANKLIFSKWREALGGELGTMVSGSAALQPRLARMFGAANMRVMEGYGLTETSPVVAVGLYKDKNYRVGTVGKPIDNVEVKIAEDGELLIKGPNVMLGYYKDPEKTASVMTGDYFHTGDKGEIDADGFLKITGRKKEMFKTSGGKYIIPPLLENDMKQSLFIEQIMVVGEGEKMPAALIQPNFDFIRDWIDHKQNGVGKTETEIANSEIVINRIQREIDKYNKHFGKWEQIKRFELTPDVWSIDGGHLTPTMKMKRAIIKDIYQNLYDKIYRA
- the purL gene encoding phosphoribosylformylglycinamidine synthase, with the protein product MIHFFGNVNSKVFAVQTAEELLTETVSKLIWLFGNQPKIEQASIDAFFVGPRAAMITPWSTNAVEITQNMGVSDIIRIEEFTAVPEDYKDFDPMISEKYRSLNQEIFNINIQPEKIQDIENISAYNQQEGLSLSDEEVDYLESVSKKIGRPLTDSEVFGFSQVNSEHCRHKIFNGTFVIDGEEKETSLFKLIKETSKQNPNDIVSAYKDNVAFIKGPVVEQFAPKRADIPDFYNTQDFESVISLKAETHNFPTTVEPFNGAATGSGGEIRDRLAGGKGSLPLAGTAVYMTSYSRLNDERPWEKAFPERKWLYQTPMDILIKASNGASDFGNKFGQPLICGSVLTFEHDENNDSTLSTIEGSQPRKLGYDKVIMQAGGIGYGKANQALKDMPKEGDKIVILGGDNYRIGMGGAAVSSADTGALASGIELNAVQRSNPEMQKRAANAVRGMVESDENFIVSIHDHGAGGHLNCLSELVEDTGGKIDLDKLPVGDPTLSAKEIIGNESQERMGLVIADKHLETLHNIADRERSPIYDVGEVTGKHRFTFESKTSGEKPMDLALEDMFGSSPKTVMSDITVEKQYSGISYDTNKFYDYLDQVLQLEAVACKDWLTNKVDRCVGGKVAKQQCVGPLQLPLNNVGVMALDFKGKEGIATSIGHAPISGLINPVAGSRNSITEALTNMIWAPLKDGLKSVSLSANWMWPCKNEGEDARLYEAVKAISEFSIDLGINVPTGKDSLSMKQKYPDGDVISPGTVIISAAANCNDITKVVEPVFQKGKGSIYYINISQDSYELGGSSFAQINNKIGNTTPTIKSANYVKTVFNTIQDLIKDNQIVAGHDVASGGLITTLLEMCFADTNLGAELNITEINEKDAFKVLFAENAGIVFQSADDTIETVLANANIEFHKLGRVMESDVLGITNGDQVFSMTISRLRDMWFKTSYLLDQKQTANGLAKERFNNYKNQPLNYSFPNHFTGQLPQINSNQSRPKAAILREKGSNSEREMANAMYLAGFDVKDVHMTDLISGRENLEDIQFLGAVGGFSNSDVLGSAKGWAGAIKYNEKANKVIKNFFKREDTLTIGICNGCQLWMELDLVNPEHEDHGKMTYNDSKKHESGFTSVKIHENNSVMLSSLAGSTLGVWISHGEGKFNLPYSEDKYHIVAKYGYADYPANPNGSDFNTAMLCDKTGRHLVTMPHIERSTFQWNWANYPEGRKDEVSPWLEAFVNARLWIEDNNNS